A single Hypanus sabinus isolate sHypSab1 chromosome 24, sHypSab1.hap1, whole genome shotgun sequence DNA region contains:
- the josd2 gene encoding josephin-2, with the protein MSESPTTVPARPLYHERQRLELCAAHALNNLLQRRAFGKDELDRLCHRLSPDAMLNPHRSMLGTGNYDVNVLMAALLSEGLAAVWWDKRRSLGSLDLSRVLGFILNIPSNVSLGPVTLPIRRQHWVAVRPIHGSYYNLDSKLKAPAAIGSEAELRKFLTDQLAQDSCEVLLVVERAVEEDGSWLSPV; encoded by the exons ATGTCCGAATCGCCGACTACGGTCCCGGCCCGGCCGCTCTATCACGAGCGCCAGCGGCTCGAGCTGTGCGCTGCGCATGCGCTCAACAACCTGCTTCAACGGCGCGCCTTCGGCAAGGATGAGCTGGACCGTCTGTGCCACAG GCTGTCCCCGGACGCTATGCTCAACCCCCACCGCAGCATGCTGGGCACCGGCAACTATGACGTCAATGTGCTGATGGCAGCTCTCCTGTCCGAGGGGCTGGCAGCTGTCTGGTGGGACAAACGCAG gtccCTGGGCAGTCTGGATCTCAGCCGGGTCTTGGGCTTCATCCTCAACATCCCGTCCAACGTGTCCCTGGGCCCAGTGACTCTGCCCATCCGCCGACAGCATTGGGTGGCTGTTCGGCCCATCCACGGCTCCTACTACAACCTCGACTCCAAGCTCAAAGCCCCCGCTGCCATCGGCTCTGAGGCTGAGCTCag GAAGTTCCTGACAGATCAGCTTGCCCAGGACTCCTGTGAGGTACTGCTGGTGGTGGAGAGGGCAGTGGAGGAAGACGGCAGCTGGCTTTCCCCTGTCTGA